The Ziziphus jujuba cultivar Dongzao chromosome 3, ASM3175591v1 region ATGGCTTTGACCGGAGGTGCAATAGTCCAATAATATCCCGCCACGCAACAATGCACAGCAATTTAAGACCGTGTGATCAccacattgttttttttttttttttcttcaaataatTCTCCAaaacatatttacaaaaaaaaaaaaaaaaaaaaaaaaaaaaaagagaagaaagaacaaATAGAATGCCCCAACAAATGTGGTTAATTTCTCTAACTCAAAGCGCTAAACCCACCCCCTTTCATCATCTGCTTGAATTCCTTATAGTTGACCATCCCATCACCGTCCACATCAACTTTCATGATCATCCTCTTGCAATCCTCTACGGTCCTCCCCTGTTTAAGCCCCAAGGAAGCCAAAACGGATCTCAATTCGTCAACGGTGATAAACCCATCACCATTCTGATCAAACACATTGAAAGCCTCTCTCATGTCCTCCTCTTCATCTTTCTCATCCATTATCGACTGGTACAATTCTCCAAACTCATCCATATCCACACACCCATCTCCATTCACATCAATCTTCTCTATCATCTGGGTCAATTCGTTATCCGGGATAAAGATACCCAGGTTCTCCAATGAATCGTTCAATTCCTTCTTGGTGATTCTTCCATCCCCATTTCTATCAAACATTT contains the following coding sequences:
- the LOC107422102 gene encoding calmodulin-like protein 3; translation: MAHTFFNFLKLSVLNSQFSLQEFLNHQTTASMPTIFLRIFLIYNLFNSLLLSLVPKKIRHFFPPSWFPLQAPPLPSPPSPPSSSCSFLAQKRMDPTELKRVFQMFDRNGDGRITKKELNDSLENLGIFIPDNELTQMIEKIDVNGDGCVDMDEFGELYQSIMDEKDEEEDMREAFNVFDQNGDGFITVDELRSVLASLGLKQGRTVEDCKRMIMKVDVDGDGMVNYKEFKQMMKGGGFSALS